The Mesoplasma tabanidae sequence TTAGATATATATTATTGGGTATATCAGCATTCATGCTTGCAAAATTTACATATATGAACTGATTTTCAAAAAACTTATATTTTAAAAAGATTATTGTATTTAAATATAAGTCAAAAGTTGATAGACAAAAGTTTAAAGCAGTTAGAGAAATTTCATTTACACCAATATGATTCTTAATTTTCTTTGTTGCTTCAAATTTTTATATAACTATTTTAGTAAACTTTGAAATTCAACAAAATTTTGTTTCAAATCAAGATAATTCTGTTTTAATTTGAGCTGTTCTAAGAACAACTATTGATATGATGCTTCTTCCATCATTCTTAAACTCATTTAACAAAATTGCTGATAGATCTAAAGCAATTGATGCAAACTATGTTAAATTGATTAAAGACCAATACTTCTCAAATAAATCTCTATTTGAAGATGTAGAGTTTGAAGAAAACTATTTAAACTTAAAATTTAGTAAAAATAATATTACTTCAAAAAACGGATTATTTATCTTAGTTAATAAAGATGATTTAACTAGACCAGATCAAGGCAGAATGATTGAAATTAATAATGAAATATTAGATCGCTATAAAGAAATTTGAGAGAGTTATGTTGATTTACTTGAAAATAGAATGAAAGCTAAATTCAATAAAGCAACTGTTCATAAACTTTTCTGATTGGAAAGAATTTATGACACAATTTTCTTAGACTTATTTGAAATTTAGTATGCAAAATAAAAAACCTTATGTTGGTTCATAAGGTTTTTTATTTTTTATCTTCTATTAATTTTTCATTATAAATAACTTGAAATTCGTTACGTGCTATTTTTTCTTTAATAGGTAAGACTTGGTTTAAATATTTAGGGTTTGTTTTTCTTCCAGCCATTAAAGCGTTGTAAATAACTCAACCTAAAATGGGTATGAATCATAATAATCTCAATCAACCAGCAGTTCTACTATCAATTTTACTTACTTGTTTGTAAAATTCCTTGTTGTCTACTTTTAGTTGAGCATTTTGTTTTACTAGTTCTTCAACTGTTAAGTCTAAGTTTCTTTTTAATATTTGTTCACTCATAGTTTCTCCTATATATTCAGTAATTTAACTACAATAAATTTTAACACAAAAAACTAATATACTATTTGATATAATAAATTTGTTATTGAAAGGATTTGATTAAATGTTTCCCTATTTAGGAATTATTATTGCTTCAATCTTTGGTTATTTATTGGGTAGTGTTCTTTGATCAGTTCCTGTTACTAGATGAGTTAAAGGCGTAAGCATATACGAAGTTGGTTCAAACAATCCTGGAGCTACTAATACTGTTAGAATATTAGGAAAAAGATGAGGTTTAGCAGTTGCATTACTAGATGGATTTAAAGTTTTAATAACTGCAGCATTTGCTATTGGTTTGTCAATGATACCAAATGAATTATTTAGTAAAACAAGTTATTTTATTCCGTGTATTTTTGTTTTAATTGGGCATTGTTGACCAATTTGATTTAAATTTAGAGGTGGTAAAGCTGTTAGTTGTTTCTTAGGGTTATTAATTGTTGTAAATTACTTATATTTCTTAATATTTTTTATTGTTTGATGAATATTTGCATTTAAATACCGTAAAGTTAGTTTATCTTCAATTATAGGAACAGCAACAATTTTATTGTTAATGTGATTACCTTGAACCTATGGAGTAATGAACTATAGTATATTCAATGGTTATGATTCATTTATTGTCGCTTGGAATGAACATATTGTATTTAGTTTTTACAATTTCTTTCATAAGTTTTCTTCAGAAATACATGGAACTAATTTTGCAGATGGAATGCTAACAGGTCAAATAGTGATTTTAATAGGTATGGTCATTTTAGTTCTAAGACACAAGACAAATATTATTAAATTAAAAAATAAAACAGAGGAACCAATATATCCAAAAAAACAAAAAAATACTAAAATGTAGCAATTTTTGCTGCATTTTTATTTGCTATAATATTAAAAAGAGGTATTTTACATGAATAAAGCTTTAATAATAGTTGATTATCAATTTGATTTTGTTGATCCAAGTGGAAAATTGTACGTACCAACTGCTGAAACTAAAAAAGAATATATAGAATCATTAATTACAGAATATAAAACTAATAATAATCTTGTTGTTGCAACTAAAGATGTTCATCCTGTTGATCATTATTCTTTTTCTGAATGAGGTGCACATTGTATTACTGGTACAAAAGGTACTAATTTATATTTTAATGATTTACAAGTTGATAAGATTATTAAAAAAGGAACTAATAAAAATACAGAAAGTTATAGCGCATTTTTTGATGAAGCAGGAAATTCAAATAATTTAGATGAATATTTAAAAGTAAACAATATAACTAGTTTAACAATAGTTGGAGTTGCTCTGGAAGTTTGTGTAAAAGCAACATTTGATCATGCAATTGAATTAGGTTATGAAACTATTATTGACTTGAAAGGTTGTGCAGGTTTTCAAGATAAAAAATAAAAACTACAACATTTTGAAAGTAATTGATATAATAAAGTTAGTATTTGAACAAATTGAATCTTAAAATTTTAACATTATAGTTCATAATTTTATCTATTTGATCAGTATTATAGAAAGTAGACGACAAAATGAACAAAGTTATCTCAGTTAAAATTTCTGATATTGCTCCTTTTGGTGCATTTGCTATTTTTGAATTAGACGGTAAACAATACAAAGGTTTAATCCATATTAGTGAAATTGCTAACACTTTTGTAAACGACATTAACGATTTCGTTAAAGTTGGTCAAGACGTTGAAGTTCTAATCTTAGAATTAAACGATGAAAAAGCTCAAGCAAAATTATCAATCAAAAAAGTTAACGCTTAATTAATAATTAACAAACTATGAAACCTAATTACGAAAAATCAAAATAATGATTAGAGTTTAAAATATTTACAAAAAGACACAGTTATTTTACTAATTGTGTCTTTTTTATATTTGTTAAATTACTTTTTAACTAATAATTTAACTTTTTAATTACAATTATAAACATGTTTAATAAACTTTTGAAAATTTAATATTTTTTTAACTTTAATTAGTAAGCATATATTGCTTACTTTTTTTCTTATTATACTTACTGGCTGAATAAGAATTTAAGTGTTTTTCAACAAAATTATTGAAAGACTTGCTTTTTTTTTTTTTTTTAGATAATTAACTCTAAGGTTTGAAAAATAAAAGTCAAAAGTCAAACCAGCAAAATATTAAAAATGATGTAGGAGAAAACAAAATGGAAAAAAATATTTCAAAATCAAAGAGTGTTATGTTAAAAAATTTTAACAATAGCGCCGTGATAGTAGACCATTTTCATAAAAAATTTAAAGATATAAATATAGGACCATTTTCTTTTAATATAGAAAAAGGAAAAGTTACAGCATTGCTTGGAAGTAGTGGATCAGGTAAGAGTGTATTTTTAAACTCATTACTTGGTGCTACTTTGAACTATGATGGAAATATCTATATTAATGGTAAGGAACGCAAGAAAAGCAGTTCAATTGAAAATAACTCTAATGTAGGGTTTTACTCTCAAATGGATTTCTCTTTATATTCAATTACAGCTTATGACTTTTTATACAATATGTGTAATGTTATGGGTTTAAATAAAAATTTAGTAAAGTCAAGAATTGAATACTGATTAAAAAAGTTTGACTTATGAAATTCTAAGGATAAACCTTTAAATGCATTTTCATGAGGAATGAAAAATCGTATGAATTTAATTTTGTGTTTCATAAAAGAGCCAGAAATTCTTATTTTGGATGAACCAGGTGCAAATTTAGACTCTAAATGAAGAGGGCAGTCTTACAAAATACTAAAGGAGTTCAAAGAACAATTTAATAGCACAATTATATTAACAGTTCACAACATTGATGAAGTATATAATATAATTGAAAATTTTGTAATTCTAGAAAAAGGTAAACTATTATTCTCAGGATCAAAAAATGAATTAAATTTATACAAGAAAATAAATGTTTCATTCGAGAAAGATGTTGTATTAGCAGAAGTTGAAAAGCTGTTAAATCAACATAATATTTTAACGTTTAATTTTGATTTAGTTACTAACTCGTTAGTTATTGGTTTAAAAGAACATCAAACATTTAATGATGCCTTAGCTATTCTAGAAAAGCATCATGTACAACCAAAAGATGTAATAGCACAAGCTATTAATATGGATGCTATTTTAAAAGCTTTAGAAGATAAAGACAAACCACATAAACCAAAATATGAAGCGCTAAAAGAATATACAATTGATAGTTCAAATAATAAATCAGTTGATTTAGATAACGCAATGGACTTTTTAAGCAAAATAGAAGACAAATATAAAAATATTTTAAATTTAAGTGAAGATGAAATTAAAGTTGGTTTATCAAATGATCATGTCTTAATAAGCGATGATTCAAGTACTTCAGCATCTGATAGTTATCAATCTTTAGTTTTAAGCGATACAATCTATGTTAGTGAAAAAGTCTTATCACCAGCTGAAATAAATACGATAAAAACTGATTTTTTTGATAAAGTACAAGAACTTAAAAATTTAAAAACAGAAATAAATCAAATAATAGCTGAACAAAAAACTGAAATTGATTTAAATATCGATGATTTAAAAGATTACTTTGCAAAAGTTAAATTAGAGTCAGAAATAATTCATCAAGCAAAAAGAACATTTGAAGATGAAGCAGCTAATTTAAAAGTTCTTTTACAACAAACAGAAGCTGAAACTCAAAATTTAGAATTTAAAAAAACAGATTTACAAATTAAAATCGATGAATTAAAAGAACTACAAGATGAAATTATTTTAACTTCAGCTAATGAATATCAACAATTTGATTCAATAAAAACTGAATTTTCACTTAAGCTTGAAGATTTAAAAAAATATATTGAAAAAGTTAAGATTGAATCAGAAAATTCATTAACTTCTGAAATTGAATTAAAAATGAATGAATTTAAAGAGTTCGAAAATCAATTCAAGGATTTAGTTGCTGTTCAAAAAGAAATTATTCAAGAGGAGATCAAAGACTTTAAGAGCTATTTAACTCAAGTTCAAATTGAATCTGATGAAATTAATAATTCAAGAGATGTTTTAGATAAAGACTTAAGTGCGTTAA is a genomic window containing:
- a CDS encoding ATP-binding cassette domain-containing protein encodes the protein MEKNISKSKSVMLKNFNNSAVIVDHFHKKFKDINIGPFSFNIEKGKVTALLGSSGSGKSVFLNSLLGATLNYDGNIYINGKERKKSSSIENNSNVGFYSQMDFSLYSITAYDFLYNMCNVMGLNKNLVKSRIEYWLKKFDLWNSKDKPLNAFSWGMKNRMNLILCFIKEPEILILDEPGANLDSKWRGQSYKILKEFKEQFNSTIILTVHNIDEVYNIIENFVILEKGKLLFSGSKNELNLYKKINVSFEKDVVLAEVEKLLNQHNILTFNFDLVTNSLVIGLKEHQTFNDALAILEKHHVQPKDVIAQAINMDAILKALEDKDKPHKPKYEALKEYTIDSSNNKSVDLDNAMDFLSKIEDKYKNILNLSEDEIKVGLSNDHVLISDDSSTSASDSYQSLVLSDTIYVSEKVLSPAEINTIKTDFFDKVQELKNLKTEINQIIAEQKTEIDLNIDDLKDYFAKVKLESEIIHQAKRTFEDEAANLKVLLQQTEAETQNLEFKKTDLQIKIDELKELQDEIILTSANEYQQFDSIKTEFSLKLEDLKKYIEKVKIESENSLTSEIELKMNEFKEFENQFKDLVAVQKEIIQEEIKDFKSYLTQVQIESDEINNSRDVLDKDLSALKQSREEFLVEIELEQEDIEIQRLDLNLKFDELKKLQADIAVATISEYKEIDSIKAEFSNKLIDLKSYVESINAETQIVQQSKSEYLEKIKEFKEYHDEFNKTAFAEKESIKNSISELKEFMHQIQIESSEINQSKTELEEEIKKLKEAQSNVLDKIEIENISTQSRRKELESQYSEINALQSNITSKVNLINEGSSSINESNFEILKLKEELEKLKYQMSEQQNLKRYASTPQTWNNGFDNLNMQQEMWQKQSAALFKDQELEKIKSDLYKEKKYFEELRKEMIFEKEMNQKLAKFDNEMKQRENVLELERVRREIQEEKNKLNEVLMMQNLSSKFLK
- a CDS encoding isochorismatase family protein — protein: MNKALIIVDYQFDFVDPSGKLYVPTAETKKEYIESLITEYKTNNNLVVATKDVHPVDHYSFSEWGAHCITGTKGTNLYFNDLQVDKIIKKGTNKNTESYSAFFDEAGNSNNLDEYLKVNNITSLTIVGVALEVCVKATFDHAIELGYETIIDLKGCAGFQDKK
- a CDS encoding S1 RNA-binding domain-containing protein: MNKVISVKISDIAPFGAFAIFELDGKQYKGLIHISEIANTFVNDINDFVKVGQDVEVLILELNDEKAQAKLSIKKVNA
- a CDS encoding glycerol-3-phosphate acyltransferase, producing MFPYLGIIIASIFGYLLGSVLWSVPVTRWVKGVSIYEVGSNNPGATNTVRILGKRWGLAVALLDGFKVLITAAFAIGLSMIPNELFSKTSYFIPCIFVLIGHCWPIWFKFRGGKAVSCFLGLLIVVNYLYFLIFFIVWWIFAFKYRKVSLSSIIGTATILLLMWLPWTYGVMNYSIFNGYDSFIVAWNEHIVFSFYNFFHKFSSEIHGTNFADGMLTGQIVILIGMVILVLRHKTNIIKLKNKTEEPIYPKKQKNTKM